The following nucleotide sequence is from Pseudonocardia sp. C8.
GAGACCAGTGTCAGCATCGTCAGCACCAGCGCCCTCGAGCGCCGGCGGCGAGCCCGGGAGCGACCGTGCTGATCGGCGCGGCGATCGAGGCGCACGTCGTCGCCCCCGCTGGGGCGGATGCGTGCTGGTCGAGCTGGGGTCTCGGGCGCTGAGATGCACGGTGGCGCCCCCGGGCGGGTCGGAATCGTGCTGATCGAACGTCGTGCGCCCCTCGAGGCGCACGATGTCGTCTCCGGCAGGGCGGATGCGTGCTGATCGACGTGGGGCTGGTGGGCGAGGCGCACGTTGTCGTCCTCGGTCGGGCAGATTCGTGCTGATCGAGTCCGGCGGGGCGTGCGAGGTGCACGTTGTGGTCGCCGGTGGGGCGGATGCGTGCTGATCGACCGGGGGCTCGGGCGTGAGATGCACGGTGGCGCCCCGGGCGGGGCGGAATCGTGCTGATCGAACGTCGTGCGCCCCTCGAGGCGCACGATGTCGTCTCCGGCAGGGCGGGTGCGTGCTGATCGACGTGGGGCTGGTGGGCGAGGCGCACGTTGTCGTCCTCGGTCGGGCAGATTCGTGCTGATCGAGTCCGGCGGGGCGTGCGAGGTGCACGTTGTCGTCCCCGCCGGGGCGGATGCGTGCTGATCGACCTGCGCCGGGTGCGCGACAGGCACGTTGGCGCCCGTACCGGGGGCGGAACCGTGCTGATCGATCTGGTGCGAACTCCGTGATGACTACGTTGCCGTCCCTAGCGGGGCGGATCCGTGCTGATCGATCGGGGAGGGCGCGCGGGGTGGGCGTATCGACCCTTCTGGGCGTGTGGGGGTCGCGAACCCTCCGATCCTCCGCCGTTCTCGCCCCGGTCGGCCCTGGAGATCCCCGGCCGGGTCCGCGAGACTCCTCCCGGTGGAACGCCAGTCGAAGACCGGCCGTCGCCGCCGGTGGACCCGCACCGCCGCGGCCGTCGTCACCGCCGGGCTGCTCGCCGCCGGATGCGCGGGCCCGTCGCCGGCGCCGGCGGCCCCCGCGGCGCCGGACGGCCCGGTCGCGCAGCGGGTCGCCTCGACCGCGACCGGTGCTGGCGCCGCCGTCCACCTGGAGGCGTTGCAGCGCATTGCCGACGGGGCAGGCGGGAACCGCGCCTCGGGCGGGCCCGGCTACGAGCGGTCGGTGGACTACGTCGCCGGCGTGCTGCGCGACGCCGGGTTCGAGGTCACGACCCCCGAGTACGACGCGGGCGACGGCCGCCGGTACCGCAACGTCGTCGCCCGCACCCGCGGTGGTGACCCGGGGGCGGTCGTGCTCGGCGGCGCGCACCTGGACTCGGTCCCGGAGGGGCCCGGCATCAACGACGACGGCACCGGCGTCGCCGCCCTGCTGGAGACCGCGATCCGGATCGGGGCCGCGCCGGGCACGCGCAACACCCTCGCGTTCGGGTTCTGGGGGTCCGAGGAGGACGAGCTGCAGGGCTCCACCGGCTACGTCCGCGGCCTGACCGGCGCCGAGCGGGACGCGCACCTGCTCTACCTCAACATCGACATGGTCGGCTCCCCGAACGGCGGCTACTTCGTGCAGGGCGGGGTGGGTGACGGCCCCGAGGCGACCGGCCCGGACGGCTCGGGGGCCGTCGCGCGGGTGCTCGCCGAGGAGCTGGCCGCGACCGGCGTGCAGGCCGAGCCGATCGCGTTCACCGGCGACGACGAGGCCCCGTTCGCCGAGGCCGGCATCCCGGTCGCGGGCGCGGTCACCGGCGACGACGAGACCAAGACCGCTGCCCAGGCCGAGCGCTGGGGCGGCACCGCCGGTGCGGTGTACGACGCCTGCTACCACGCCGCCTGCGACGACCTCGGCAACGTCGACCGGGAGCGGCTGGACCGCTACACGAAGGCGATCGCGGGGACGCTCGCCCGGTTCGCCGACACGGCGGGACGCCCGGCCGGGCCGTGAGCCGCCCGGTCCCGCCGCCGACTCCGCCCCGGTCCAGTCCGCCGCGTCGCCGAGTCCGCCGCGCCGCCGAGACCACCGCGCGGCCGACCCCGCCCCGCCGCCGACACCACCGCGCCGCCGACACCACCGCCCCGGCCGGCCCTCCGCCGCGCTCTCAGCCGAGCCGCGACCGCGTGCCGCGGCCCGCCCGGGCACCCCGC
It contains:
- a CDS encoding M28 family peptidase, encoding MERQSKTGRRRRWTRTAAAVVTAGLLAAGCAGPSPAPAAPAAPDGPVAQRVASTATGAGAAVHLEALQRIADGAGGNRASGGPGYERSVDYVAGVLRDAGFEVTTPEYDAGDGRRYRNVVARTRGGDPGAVVLGGAHLDSVPEGPGINDDGTGVAALLETAIRIGAAPGTRNTLAFGFWGSEEDELQGSTGYVRGLTGAERDAHLLYLNIDMVGSPNGGYFVQGGVGDGPEATGPDGSGAVARVLAEELAATGVQAEPIAFTGDDEAPFAEAGIPVAGAVTGDDETKTAAQAERWGGTAGAVYDACYHAACDDLGNVDRERLDRYTKAIAGTLARFADTAGRPAGP